The DNA segment TTGGCATCCGCTTCTACAAAGGGGCCAGCAGCAGCGGCACCAACATCGGTAATCTTTGGTCGAGCGATGGAACACTCCTGGCCACGGCCACGTTCTCGAACGAGACGGCTTCGGGCTGGGAACAGGTCGATTTTTCGCAGCCGGTCGCTGTCCAGGCCAACACGACGTATATCGCCTCGTATTTCGCGCCGACCGGCAACTATGCCGACGGCCTGGGCTTCTTCGCCAGCGGCAGTTACACCAATGGCCCTCTCACGGCATCGAACAGCGTCTATACCTATAGCGCCGAAAGCGCGTTCCCCACGACGACGTTCGACAACAGCAACTACTATGTCGATGTCGTGTTCTCGCAAATGGTCGGGGCGGTTTCCGCGGGCCCCGGGGCCAGCGGCATTGCCGCCAATGCGCCGCTGACGATCCAATTTCTCGAGACGATGAACTCCAGCACCATCAATCCTTCCACACTGCAACTGGAAGACGGTTCCGGCAATGCCGTTGCCGCCACGGTCAGCTTCGATTCGGCAACCGACACCGCTACACTGACGCCGGCCGCTGCGCTCGCGGCCGGCGCCCAATACACCGTCGTAATCAGCGGCGGCTCGGGCGGCGTGGCCGATGCCGGCGGCACGACGCTTTCGAGCAACATCACCTGGTCGTTCACAACCGCGCCAGCCGCTCCGGCCGTCCTCTCCGTTACGCCGGCTTCCTCCGCCACCGGCTTCGACGCGGATGGATCGATTCAGATCCAGTTCAACGAAGCCGTGAACGCTGCCACGCTCACCGGCGGCACGCTGCTCTTGCAGGATTCGTCGGGCAACGACGTGGCAACGACCATCAGCTACGATGCGAACACGCAGACGGCGACGCTCGTGCCCGAGACGGCATTGAACACCTCTGCGACCTATACCGTCGTGGTCGATGGGGGCGTCGATGGCGTGGTCGACACGAATGGCAACACGATGTCGGGCAATTTCACGTCGTCGTTCACCACCGCCCCGCCGCTGAACGCCGGGACATACACCTTGTGGTCGGGCACCACGGCGCCGGCATGGGTCGATAACCCCGATCCGCGGAGCGTCGAATTGGGTCTCGAGTTCAAATCCAGCAGCAGCGGCGAAATCACCGGCATCAGCTTTTATCAAAGCTCGGGAAACACCGGTTCGCATACCGTCAATCTTTGGACAAGCGCCGGCACGCTCTTGGCCACGGCCACGTCGACGAGCACCACGGGCCCTGGTTGGGTCACGATCGATTTCGCACAGCCCGTCTATATCCAGGCCAACACGACCTACGTGGCCTCTTATTTCACGGCGGTGGGCAATTATTCCGACAACATCGGATTCTTCAGTAGCGGCAGCTTCACCAACGGACCGCTGACGGCAGTCGCCGGGGTGTATAACTACGGCTCGCAAAGCGCTTTCCCGACCGAAGTCTATAACGGCAGCAACTACTGGGTCGACGTGGTAATGACGGTTCCGCAGACCACGCAGCCGGCCGCGACTCCGGCAGCAATCGTGGCAGGTCCGGCACTGGCTTCTGCCGCAACAATTTCGCCGAGTCCGGCCGCGCCCGAAGTGTCGGCCCCGGCGACAATCGCTTCCTCGGCCGAAACGATCGCTATCCCACAGCCAGCGGTCAGCATTTCGCCAAGCCCAACCGACAGCAACGCCAACGCAGCTGCCGAAACGTCAACATCGCAATCCGGTTCTGAAACGTCGGCTGCCAGCGCAAACACGGATTCGACGCTAACCTCGGTCGACTCAACGCAGCCGGCGCAAACCACAACGCCCGGCGATTCACAGATGTCGCCCGATCAAACCACCGACGCGGATTCGCCGATCGTCCAATAGGAATTTGCGGCCGGCGACCAAAGCCGCGCCGCATTGCCGCAATTCGACGACAACTGCTTGCCGTCGGGGGAAAGAGCGACCGCAACGTTGGTCGGCAGCGGTCTTGTCAACGCTCCGGAATCGGCGACAATAGCACGCGATCGAGGCATAAGGAGCCCACACGGAGCCGATGTCCGCCATGAGCAACAAGATCGCCGTTACTGACGCGGCCAGCACGAACACCAATGCCACCAGCGCCGCCAACCGGGACTCGTCTTTTCTGTTTTCGCACTTGAAGGCCGGCGATCGCGTCGAGGTCGACCACGTCGTCACGATCGGCTCTAGCGATCGATGGTCGACCCGCACCATCGGCACCGTGGTGCGCACCGAGCGCCGCCGCCACGGCCTGCACTTCCATCGCAATCCCGACGACAAAGTCTACAGCGACGTGCTGATTCTCCGTCGCGACGACGGCGAATTGACCACCCTCACCATGGATGAATTCACGCAATTGCGGCGGGCAAAGTAAACCGGCCGTGTGGCCCTGGCAAGCGCAGTCTGCCAGTGGCGGGTCTCGCGGAGCGCTTGCACTGGCCGACTGCGCTGGCCAGTGGCACACCGTCATTTATGCGGACAGCGTATAATTGAGCCATGAATCCTGGTGCCCAGAATCCTGTTTCGCCGCATGTGCCGCTGGCGCTGCATGCGCTTCACGAACGCTCGTTCGCGGACAATCGGTTCGTATATCCGGTGCTGAGCCGGCGCAGCGGCGGGCTGTCGATCGGCGTGAACCTCAATCCCGACAAGGTGTGCAATTTCGATTGCATTTATTGCCAAGTCGATCGCCGCGAGCAGAGCGAAACGCGATTCGTGGCAATGCCGGCGCTCTTGGCCGAGCTCGATGCCATGCTCGGTCTGGTGGCCGGGGGGCGGATTTACGAGACCGAAAAATTCCGCGCTACGCCCGAGCCGCTCCGCCGCCTGAACGACATCGCATTCTCCGGCGACGGCGAACCGACGACCTATCGCAATTTCGACGAGATCATCGCCGCCTGCGCCGAGTTGAAGCGGCGGCACGGCCTTGATGCCGTAAAGATGGTGTTGATCAGCAACGCCAGCATGTTTCACCGCCCGCACGTCCGCCGCGGTCTCGAGATTCTCGACGCCAATCAGGGGGAAATTTGGGCCAAGCTCGAATGGGGCACCGAGGCCTATTATCAGCTTGTCGAGCGGACCCCGATTCCCATGCGCCGGATTTTGGATAATATCACGGCGGCGGCGCGAGTGCGGCCGCTTGTGATCCAATCGTTGTTCATGCGGATTCAAGGCGAGCCGCCACCGGCGGAGGAGCAAGCGGCATATTGCGAGCGATTGCAGGAAATCGTCGCCGCCGGAGGGCACATCAAGCTCGTGCAGATTTACACGGTGGCCCGCCGCCCCGCCGAGGATTTCGTTGCCCCCCTCACCGACAATGAAGTCGATGCCCTGGTCGCCCTGGTCCGCGAGCGAACCCAACTGCCCACCGCCGCCTTCTACGGCCAAGAGGAAGGGGCGACGGGCGAGTCAGGAAGGGGCGAGGGGTGAGGGGCGAGGGGCCAGTGAAATGGATTCAACCGCATAGAAAACGCCCACCCGGCCTGTTGCCCTTCACCAGATTTCCCGCGCCTTACGACGCCCGTTCCGAACCACGAACCCCCTCGCCCCTCGCCCCTAACCCTCGCCCCTTCGCCCATGCCCGACCCCTACTTTCAAACCCGTTTCGCGGATCGCATCGGCGGCGCCAATTACGGCAAGGGAACCGAGATCTATAAGTTCGAGAAGATCAAACGGGCCAAGCGGAAGGCGCTGGCCGATCATCCGGAGCGGCAACTAGTGGATTTCGGTATCGGCGAAAACGACGAAATGGCCCCCGAGAGCATCCGGGCCGTCATGTCCCGCGAGATCAATCGCCCGGAGAATCGCGGCTACGCCGACAACGGGATCGCCGCCTACAAGGAGGCCGCGGCCCGATTCATGCATCGCGAATTGGGCGTCGAACTCGATCCGGTCACGGAAGTGAACCATTGCATCGGCTCGAAGCCGGCGCTGGCGATGATCCCGGCCGCGTTTATCAACCCCGGCGATGTGACGCTGATGACCGTGCCCGGCTATCCCGTCGCCGGCACGCACACGCGCTACTACGGCGGCGAAGTGCATCGATTGCCGCTGTTGGCCAAGAACGATTTCTTTCCCGATCTGGAATCGATCCCCGCCGACGTGCTGCGGCGCGCGAAACTCTTGGTGCTCAACTATCCGAATAGCCCGACCGGCCGGGTGGCCACGCGCGAATTTTACGAGCGCGTCGTTCAGTTCGCCCTGCGGAATCAAATCGTGGTCGTGCAAGACGCGGCCCACATCATGCTTACCTATGAAGGCAAGCCGGTCAGCTTTCTATCCGTGCCGGGGGCAAAAGAAGTCGGCGTCGAAGTGCATTCCATGTCGAAGGGTTTTCACATGATCGGCTGGCGATTGGGCTGGGTGAGTGGGCACGAGCGGATCGTGCGGGCCTTTGCCGACGTGAAAGACAACAGCGACTCGGGCCAATTCATCGCCATCCAAAAAGCCGCCGCCGCGGCGCTCGACGACACGACGATCCCGCCGCAGGTACGGCAGAAATATCGCCGGCGATTGGAAAAACTCGTGGCCACGCTGTCGCGCTGCGGCTTCACCTGCCGCATGCCGGGCGGTACATACTTTCTTTACACGCCCAGCCCTCGTGGCATCGTCGGCGGGCCACGGTTCGAGTCGGCCGAGGCTGTCAGCCAATATTTGATCACCGAGCATTCGATTTGCACGGTCCCCTGGGACGACGCCGGTTCGTTCCTGCGATTCTCCGTCACTTATGAAGCGCCCGACGAAGCGGCGGAAGATCGGTTGATGGCCGAAACCGAAGTGCGGCTGAAGCAAATCCGCCCCGAGTTCGGTTAGGCCGCTCGATGCGCGTTGCTCCGCCGGCGTAAAGTGGCAGGCATACTCCGTATGCCGTCTGCGCACCTGGGAGCGTTGCACACGGAGCAAGGCGGATGGCACACGGAGTGTGCCTGCTACATTAACTTCTGCCAACGGCGACAAAAGATGTTCCCACCGATCGAGCCCGACTTGCCGCCGCGAAGGCACGTCGAACCGCCGCGAATCATTATCGTTCCCGACCCGCCGCGCAGCCGGTTCCGCCGCTATTTTCCAGTTGCGCTGGTGGGACTGTGGATGGTCGTGATTTTCATGGCATCGACCGGCCTCGGCCGGCCGGAGAATAGCGCACGAATCCTCGATCCGATTCTGCAGTTCTTCAACGTCAAAAATGTCGGCGCCGTCCAGATTGTGTTTCGCAAGTTGGGGCACGTCACCGAGTATTCGATTTTCGCTTTGCTGCTTTCCTATTTATTGCTCAGCCGTCGGGCGCTGCGGCAATGGTGGTTCGCGATCGCGCTGGCTTGCATTTTCCTGTATGCCTGCTCGGATGAATTTCATCAGATCTTCGTGCCGGAGCGGCACGCATCGATGCACGACGTGATGATCGACACGACCAGCGGTTTCGTGGTATTGTCGCTCGTCGCAGGCCTCCGCCGCCTATTCCGGCAACGCGAGATCTAATTGGCTAAAACATCCACGTTGCTACAGCGTCGAATTCCCGCGATCAGTGCCGCAGCGTCGCGCGGTCGGCCTCCGCGACGGAGCCGCGGTCTACGTAGCCCGCCGCTCCGCGGCGGATTGTCTTCCTCGTCCCTCGTCCCTCGCCCCTCGCCCCTACCATGTTCTACTCCTTCGACGGCATCGATGGCGGCGGCAAATCGACACAGTTGAAGCTGTTTTGCGATTGGCTCACGGAGCGCGGCGAGCAAGTCGTCGCTTGCCGCGATCCGGGAAGCACGCCGCTCGGCGAGGCGGTGCGCAATCTGCTTTTGAACCGCGCCGATCTGGCGATCCATCGGCGCAGCGAGATGCTGCTGTATATGGCGGCCCGGGCGCAATTGGTCGAAGAGGTGATTCGCCCAGCACTGGCCGCGGGCAGGACCGTCGTCAGCGACCGATTTCTGTTGGCCAATGTGGTATATCAGGGACACGCCGGCGGCCTTGATGTCGAGCAGTTGTGGCGGATCGGCGAAGCGACCACGGCGGGCATCCGGCCCGATCTGACGTTTTTATTGGACATGGATCCGCAAGCCGCAACCAATCGCATCCGCCGCGCGCCCGATCGGATGGAATCGCAGGGCGAAGAGTTCCGCCGCCGGCTGCGAGGTGGTTTTTTGGCGGAAGCCGCGCGCCAGCCGGAACGAATCCGGCGAATCGACGCGAATCGGTCGATCGACGAAGTGCAAGCCGAGATTCGCCGCGCGACGGAAGAAAACATGCGTTGAAAGCCCGGCGACGGGGCCTCCTCGCTAACGCTTCGGGCTAGTGTGCCGCAAGTCGCAATGTCACACTAGCCCGAAGCGTTAGCGAGGACGGCGAACCAGAGCGGCAGCAATACTCTTAGAACCACCAAGGCAAGATCGCCTGATGAACTGGCATGGCATTGTAGGACACGACGATGTGGTCGAGCGGTTTCGCGGCATGCTTGCGCGCGGCCGGCTGGCGAGCACGTTTTTATTCGTCGGGCCGAGCGGCGTCGGCAAGCGGAAGTTTGCCATGAAGCTCGCTCAAGCCTTGCTTTGCCAGTCTCGGCCGGCCGAATTGTTGGACCCGTGCGAGCGCTGTCCGAGCTGTTTGCAGGTGTTGGCCGGCACGCATCCGGATTTGGATGTCGTCAGCAAGCCGGCCGACAAAAGCGCTATACCCGTGGCACTGCTGATCGGCGACAAAGAGCATCGCATGCATGAAGGCTTGTGCCACAAGATCGGATTGAAGCCGTTTGCCGGGGGGCGGAAGATCGCGATCATCGACGACGCCGACGATTTGAATCAAGAAGGAGCCAACGCGCTGCTGAAAACACTCGAAGAGCCGCCGCCGCGATCCGTGCTGATCTTGATCGGCACCAGCGCCGACCGGCAATTGCCCACGATCCGCTCGCGAGCCCAACTGATTCGCTTCCGCCCGCTCGACGACGCGACCGTGGC comes from the Pirellulales bacterium genome and includes:
- the tmk gene encoding dTMP kinase, coding for MFYSFDGIDGGGKSTQLKLFCDWLTERGEQVVACRDPGSTPLGEAVRNLLLNRADLAIHRRSEMLLYMAARAQLVEEVIRPALAAGRTVVSDRFLLANVVYQGHAGGLDVEQLWRIGEATTAGIRPDLTFLLDMDPQAATNRIRRAPDRMESQGEEFRRRLRGGFLAEAARQPERIRRIDANRSIDEVQAEIRRATEENMR
- a CDS encoding VanZ family protein; this translates as MFPPIEPDLPPRRHVEPPRIIIVPDPPRSRFRRYFPVALVGLWMVVIFMASTGLGRPENSARILDPILQFFNVKNVGAVQIVFRKLGHVTEYSIFALLLSYLLLSRRALRQWWFAIALACIFLYACSDEFHQIFVPERHASMHDVMIDTTSGFVVLSLVAGLRRLFRQREI
- a CDS encoding radical SAM protein, which gives rise to MNPGAQNPVSPHVPLALHALHERSFADNRFVYPVLSRRSGGLSIGVNLNPDKVCNFDCIYCQVDRREQSETRFVAMPALLAELDAMLGLVAGGRIYETEKFRATPEPLRRLNDIAFSGDGEPTTYRNFDEIIAACAELKRRHGLDAVKMVLISNASMFHRPHVRRGLEILDANQGEIWAKLEWGTEAYYQLVERTPIPMRRILDNITAAARVRPLVIQSLFMRIQGEPPPAEEQAAYCERLQEIVAAGGHIKLVQIYTVARRPAEDFVAPLTDNEVDALVALVRERTQLPTAAFYGQEEGATGESGRGEG
- a CDS encoding DNA polymerase III subunit, translating into MNWHGIVGHDDVVERFRGMLARGRLASTFLFVGPSGVGKRKFAMKLAQALLCQSRPAELLDPCERCPSCLQVLAGTHPDLDVVSKPADKSAIPVALLIGDKEHRMHEGLCHKIGLKPFAGGRKIAIIDDADDLNQEGANALLKTLEEPPPRSVLILIGTSADRQLPTIRSRAQLIRFRPLDDATVARLLVENGVVGDPREAARLAIHSGGSVARAAELADAALWEFRGQLLGVLAGLPADSVAAAKHVIEFVDSAGKEAGPRRARSRLLAGFAIEFFRLLLRQLNGMPPSGDAELAALVERAERNGWTEEAATAALDRCLETLSHIDRNANQTTMIECWIDDLAETASDARL
- a CDS encoding LL-diaminopimelate aminotransferase encodes the protein MPDPYFQTRFADRIGGANYGKGTEIYKFEKIKRAKRKALADHPERQLVDFGIGENDEMAPESIRAVMSREINRPENRGYADNGIAAYKEAAARFMHRELGVELDPVTEVNHCIGSKPALAMIPAAFINPGDVTLMTVPGYPVAGTHTRYYGGEVHRLPLLAKNDFFPDLESIPADVLRRAKLLVLNYPNSPTGRVATREFYERVVQFALRNQIVVVQDAAHIMLTYEGKPVSFLSVPGAKEVGVEVHSMSKGFHMIGWRLGWVSGHERIVRAFADVKDNSDSGQFIAIQKAAAAALDDTTIPPQVRQKYRRRLEKLVATLSRCGFTCRMPGGTYFLYTPSPRGIVGGPRFESAEAVSQYLITEHSICTVPWDDAGSFLRFSVTYEAPDEAAEDRLMAETEVRLKQIRPEFG